In a single window of the Zea mays cultivar B73 chromosome 5, Zm-B73-REFERENCE-NAM-5.0, whole genome shotgun sequence genome:
- the LOC100382160 gene encoding Zealexin A1 synthase, which produces MAHISHRLKAPLIYLKLGEVPVVVASSPDAAREILKTHDANFATRPWSPTMKVMMADGEGLAFARYGALWRQLRKISILELLSARRVQSFRGVREEEVGRLVAAIAEYSPRGEAVNLSQRIAELMNDTAVRAMIGDRFERRDEFLENVAEGVKISTGFSLGDLFPSSRLASLVGGTARRAAVNHRKMFKLMDYAIEKHEERRAAMTTDAEGVVKEDLVDVLLRIQKEGGLEVPLTMGMIKAVILDLFGAGSETSASTLQWAMSELVSNPRVMERAQAEVREKLQGKPTVTEDDLVDMRYMKLIIKETLRMHPVVPLLLPRECREPCRVMGYDVPKGTTVFVNVWAISRDPKHWEDAATFRPERFEAAGTVDFKGTDFEYTPFGAGRRMCPGMAFAQASMELVLAALLYHFDWKLPGGMLPSELDMAEEMGITARRKRDLYLHPVVVSVPPHVS; this is translated from the exons ATGGCTCACATCTCGCACAGGCTCAAGGCGCCCCTCATCTACCTCAAGCTCGGTGAGGTCCCCGTCGTGGTCGCGTCGTCGCCCGACGCTGCTCGGGAGATCCTGAAGACGCACGACGCCAACTTCGCCACGCGGCCGTGGAGCCCGACGATGAAGGTGATGATGGCGGATGGGGAGGGCCTGGCGTTCGCGCGCTACGGCGCCCTGTGGCGGCAGCTCCGCAAGATCAGCATCCTGGAGCTGCTCAGCGCCCGCCGCGTGCAGTCGTTCCGCGGCGTCCGGGAGGAGGAGGTCGGCCGCCTCGTGGCTGCCATCGCGGAGTACTCCCCGCGGGGCGAGGCCGTGAACCTCAGCCAGAGGATCGCCGAGCTCATGAACGACACGGCCGTGCGCGCCATGATCGGCGACCGGTTCGAGAGGCGGGACGAGTTCCTGGAGAACGTCGCGGAGGGAGTGAAGATCAGCACCGGGTTCAGCCTCGGCGATCTGTTCCCGTCGTCGAGGCTGGCGAGCCTCGTCGGCGGCACGGCTCGCCGGGCGGCGGTAAACCACCGCAAGATGTTCAAGCTGATGGACTACGCCATCGAGAAGCACGAGGAGCGGAGGGCAGCCATGACCACAGATGCAGAGGGCGTCGTGAAGGAGGATCTGGTGGATGTGCTTCTTAGGATACAGAAGGAAGGAGGCCTGGAGGTGCCACTCACCATGGGAATGATCAAGGCCGTCATTCTC GACCTTTTCGGTGCCGGCAGCGAGACGTCTGCAAGTACACTCCAATGGGCCATGTCGGAGCTCGTAAGCAACCCAAGAGTGATGGAAAGGGCACAGGCCGAGGTACGTGAGAAGCTCCAAGGGAAGCCAACGGTGACCGAAGATGACTTGGTCGACATGAGGTACATGAAGCTCATCATCAAAGAGACCCTAAGGATGCATCCGGTGGTGCCATTGCTTCTCCCAAGGGAGTGCCGAGAGCCATGCAGGGTGATGGGGTACGACGTGCCCAAGGGAACTACCGTGTTCGTGAATGTCTGGGCGATCAGCAGGGATCCCAAGCACTGGGAGGACGCTGCGACGTTTAGACCGGAACGATTCGAGGCCGCGGGTACGGTTGATTTTAAGGGCACGGACTTTGAATACACGCCGTTTGGGGCGGGCCGGAGGATGTGCCCCGGCATGGCGTTTGCGCAGGCAAGCATGGAGCTCGTGCTTGCAGCGCTCCTGTACCATTTCGACTGGAAGCTGCCTGGTGGGATGCTGCCGAGTGAATTGGACATGGCGGAGGAGATGGGCATCACTGCCCGAAGGAAGCGCGACCTTTACCTGCATCCAGTCGTTGTCAGTGTGCCACCACATGTCTCATAA